Proteins from one Ciona intestinalis unplaced genomic scaffold, KH HT000049.2, whole genome shotgun sequence genomic window:
- the LOC100184718 gene encoding radial spoke head 10 homolog B-like has protein sequence MDALETKSVAESDTGQVCGDLLSVSAPNFPPAVAETDYDEPSLSDIIVEGYKGSRGRNGHFEGFGEAQFTGGHSYEGTFSHGVMHGKGKYVWSDGMLYDGDMNNNQITGYGRYEWPDKSYYEGEVLNGLRHGVGVFKSPQHNVSYSGQWYLGKRHGRGIMHYSEHSWFEGDWVNNARHGWGVRRYNTGNVYEGQWVNDKRHGEGTMRWLTSDESYSGVWENGVQHGVGTHTWYLHRVPGSQYPLRNEYVGDFINGLRHGQGKFFFASGAVYNGEWENNKKHGWGKFIFKNGRVFEGQFENDHMVDYPAFTTDGTESPDSCNIRTRTPIGWEEEKDMAKDGSGNMLGPSLTLDIEYILEDFAEDLRNEELKQVTFLMLRNVSALRRVYSFYSALGHDRSPDNTFVMTRFQFWRFLKDCRIHHHSQTLSSMDRAIARCHAAGDVHNPMEKLLLREFLSSCVILSYFIYKDKVAIKTGKVISNCLQNILQNHILKYSCRVGGHFLFEPRRAVNALAYMDRCWQIYQRVCTKRVQPPYDLTLRMRQFLFLLQDLKVIGRNLSTGTVLQILSADDPTVTDGDSCNMELEMTFLEFFEALIGCAVHYVAEQTVASSSYISEDQIHRLSRPGSSVSQVISEPGNHQASSVISGSHISQDAHTATNMSLSDNQLKQNASKTGVVSTGEFLQTLSQMSIHDETNPAERSYGDSVVNQSQRAESEDGSLHRQQESEFNIWNNQLHIFFTQHLFPPWQRHEMLKDAAAKNRIAEEERKRLRSIEKEVERRRELQSSQEVMEQPVEEPEPVPTELEIPDEDTEVAVTISSVDNPTTKSSTSVRSAGRSGKSRKRK, from the exons GGCACATTCTCACATGGAGTAATGCATGGGAAAGGCAAGTATGTGTGGTCAGATGGAATGCTTTATGATGGAGACATGAATAATAATCAAATCACTGGATACGGAAGATACGAATGGCCTGATAAAAg TTATTATGAGGGAGAAGTTCTGAATGGATTAAGGCATGGGGTGGGTGTGTTTAAGTCACCTCAACACAACGTTTCATATTCTGGACAGTGGTATCTTGGAAAGAGACATGGAAGG GGCATCATGCACTACAGCGAGCACTCGTGGTTCGAGGGTGATTGGGTAAACAACGCTCGTCATGGGTGGGGTGTacgtcgttacaacacgggtaaCGTGTATGAGGGGCAATGGGTGAATGACAAGCGGCATGGGGAGGGAACTATGCGTTGGCTCACCTCGGATGAATCGTATTCAGGGGTGTGGGAGAATGGGGTACAG CATGGCGTGGGTACACATACATGGTACCTGCATCGTGTACCTGGTTCTCAATATCCACTTCGTAACGAATATGTTGGTGACTTCATTAATGGGCTGCGACATGGGCAGGGAAAGTTTTTCTTTGCAAGTGGGGCTGTGTATAATGGGGAATGGGAGAATAATAAGAAACACGGATGG GGAAAGTTCATTTTCAAGAATGGTCGTGTTTTTGAGGGGCAATTTGAGAATGACCATATGGTTGATTATCCAGCATTTACTACAGATGGTACAGAGTCACCAGATTCATGTAATATTCGAACAAGGACTCCTATTGGCTGGGAGGAAG AGAAAGACATGGCAAAAGATGGGAGCGGAAATATGTTGGGACCAAGTCTTACACTCGacattgaatatattttggaAGATTTTGCTGAAGATTTAAGGAATGAGGAATTAAAACAG GTTACGTTCCTGATGCTTCGTAATGTGTCGGCTCTAAGGAGAGTCTACAGCTTTTACAGTGCGCTGGGGCATGACCGATCACCTGACAACACCTTCGTAATGACGAGGTTTCAATTTTGGAGATTTCTTAAAGATTGTCGGATCCATCATCACAGTCAGACATTATCTTCCATGGACAGAGCTATTG CAAGATGCCATGCAGCTGGAGATGTACACAACCCCATGGAAAAGTTGTTGCTTCGTGAATTCCTGAGCAGTTGTGTTATTCTCAGTTACTTTATATACAAAGACAAAGTAgcaat AAAAACTGGCAAAGTTATTTCGAACTGCCTGCAGAACATACTTCAAAACCACATACTGAAGTATTCATGTCGTGTCGGCGGCCATTTTCTTTTTGAACCTCGCAGGGCGGTCAATGCGCTTGCTTACATGGATAGGTGTTGGCAAATATACCAACGTGTGTGCACAAAacgtgtacagccaccttatgATCTCACACTTCGCATGCGACAGTTTCTCTTTCTTTTGCAG GATCTGAAGGTGATTGGTCGAAACCTGAGCACAGGAACAGTATTGCAGATTCTCTCAGCTGATGATCCAACTGTTACAGATGGTGACAGTTGCAACATGGAACTGGAG ATGACTTTCTTGGAGTTTTTTGAAGCCTTGATTGGATGTGCCGTGCATTATGTTGCTGAACAAACTGTAGCTTCATCATCTTATATAAGTGAAGATCAAATACACAG acTTTCCCGACCTGGTTCTTCTGTTTCTCAAGTAATATCTGAACCTGGCAACCATCAAGCCTCCTCTGTAATATCAGGATCTCATATTTCACAG GATGCACACACAGCAACAAATATGAGTTTATCAGATAATCAACTGAAACAGAATGCTTCGAAGACAG GAGTTGTAAGCACTGGTGAGTTTCTACAAACACTCTCACAGATGTCCATTCATGATGAAACAAACCCTGCTGAACGTAGTTATGGAGATTCTGTTGTCAACCAATCACAAAGAG CCGAAAGTGAGGATGGAAGTTTGCATCGGCAACAAGAGAGCGAGTTCAACATTTGGAACAACCAACTTCACATTTTCTTCACCCAACATCTCTTCCCACCATGGCAGAGGCATGAGATGCTCAAAGATGCAGCTGCAAAGAACAGGATCGCTGAGGAGGAGAGGAAGAGGTTGAGGAGCATTGAAAAAGAAGTAGAGAG GAGGAGGGAATTACAGAGCAGTCAAGAGGTAATGGAACAACCAGTAGAAGAACCTGAACCTGTTCCTACAGAACTTGAGATTCCTGATGAAGACACAGAG GTTGCTGTGACAATATCTTCTGTCGACAATCCTACAACTAAGTCTTCCACCAGTGTTCGAAGTGCTGGGAGAAGTGGAAAGTCGAGAAAGAGGAAATAA
- the LOC104266484 gene encoding type I phosphatidylinositol 4,5-bisphosphate 4-phosphatase-A, with translation MLEQNDETESLLSTQNNVSNGGASTSVNPPSYAKAAGDLTEQPPPYSFTAPNIVSVPSDETSPVMQMAVINCRVCQTLLHVEGKLHLHVIKCYACGEATPIRPPPAQKKYVRCPCNCLLICKISSQRIVCPRSDCKRVISLKPVVPNPVSDEVSNLSRRVICAHCLYPFYWTRPSSTRAKCPQCKKTSSVGNKYRRQRIQCFGILSLISLCIAIIVNIVTYHQQFGVVLKYGLWGLLYFISFVEVIITIYFLRMRVSNLERPSQLRYT, from the coding sequence ATGCTGGAACAAAATGATGAAACAGAAAGCCTGCTTTCTACACAAAACAATGTCAGTAATGGAGGGGCATCCACGTCAGTAAACCCCCCTTCTTATGCAAAAGCTGCTGGTGATTTGACGGAGCAGCCACCCCCATATAGTTTCACAGCCCCTAACATTGTATCCGTGCCCTCTGATGAAACATCTCCTGTTATGCAAATGGCAGTCATAAACTGCAGGGTGTGTCAGACATTGCTACACGTTGAAGGGAAGCTACACCTTCATGTTATTAAATGTTATGCTTGTGGAGAAGCCACACCAATTCGACCACCGCCTGCACAGAAGAAGTATGTTCGCTGTCCATGTAACTGTTTACTTATTTGCAAAATTAGCTCACAGAGAATCGTATGTCCGAGGTCAGATTGCAAACGTGTAATAAGCCTCAAACCTGTTGTGCCAAACCCTGTTTCAGATGAAGTAAGCAATTTAAGTAGACGCGTCATCTGTGCTCACTGTTTATACCCATTCTATTGGACCCGGCCATCTAGCACAAGAGCAAAATGTCCCCAATGCAAGAAAACGTCTTCGGTTGGAAACAAATATCGACGGCAGAGAATTCAGTGCTTTGGAATCCTTAGTTTAATATCATTGTGCATAGCTATAATTGTTAACATTGTAACATACCACCAACAGTTTGGTGTTGTACTCAAATACGGTTTGTGGGGATTGCTTTATTTCATTTCCTTTGTTGAGGTTATTATcacaatttactttttaagaaTGAGAGTCAGTAATTTGGAAAGACCATCGCAATTACGTTACACATAA